In Streptomyces nojiriensis, one genomic interval encodes:
- a CDS encoding ATP synthase subunit C, translated as MSALQTLAAGVEIKGNLGSIGYGLAAIGPGVGVGIIFGNGTQALARQPEAAGLIRANQILGFAFCEALALIGLVMPFVYPTS; from the coding sequence ATGTCCGCTCTCCAGACCCTCGCTGCTGGCGTCGAAATCAAGGGCAACCTCGGCTCCATCGGTTACGGCCTCGCGGCCATCGGCCCCGGCGTCGGCGTCGGCATCATCTTCGGTAACGGCACCCAGGCCCTGGCCCGCCAGCCCGAGGCCGCCGGCCTGATCCGCGCCAACCAGATCCTCGGCTTCGCCTTCTGTGAGGCGCTCGCCCTCATCGGTCTGGTCATGCCGTTCGTCTACCCGACCTCCTGA
- a CDS encoding F0F1 ATP synthase subunit delta, with amino-acid sequence MNGASREALASARERLDALTDNTSVDAAKLAGELAAVTALLDREVSLRRVVTDPAQSGEAKAELAGRLLGGQVGGETLDLVSGMVRSRWSQSRDLVDALEELAATADLTAAQRAGALDNVEDEVFRFGRIVSSSTELRAALTDRAASASAKSELLRSLLGGKANAVTERLVIRLVTHPRGRSLEAGLESLSKLAAERRDRMVATVTSAVPLSDVQKARLGAVLAKLYGRQMHLNLDVDPEVLGGISVRVGDEVIDGTIADRLAEASRRMAG; translated from the coding sequence ATGAACGGAGCGAGCCGCGAGGCGCTGGCCTCCGCGCGTGAGCGTCTCGACGCGCTGACGGACAACACGTCCGTCGACGCGGCGAAGCTCGCCGGTGAGCTGGCTGCCGTCACCGCGCTGCTCGACCGTGAGGTCTCGCTGCGTCGGGTCGTCACGGACCCGGCGCAGTCCGGCGAGGCCAAGGCCGAGCTTGCCGGTCGGCTGCTCGGCGGCCAGGTCGGCGGGGAAACCCTCGACCTGGTGTCCGGCATGGTCCGGTCCCGCTGGTCGCAGTCCCGCGACCTGGTGGACGCGCTGGAGGAGCTGGCGGCCACCGCCGACCTCACGGCGGCCCAGCGGGCGGGCGCGCTCGACAACGTCGAGGACGAGGTGTTCCGGTTCGGCCGGATCGTCTCCTCGAGCACCGAGCTGCGTGCCGCGCTGACCGACCGTGCGGCCTCCGCCTCCGCCAAGAGCGAGCTGCTGCGCAGCCTGCTCGGCGGCAAGGCGAACGCCGTCACCGAGCGCCTGGTGATCCGTCTTGTCACGCACCCGCGTGGACGTAGCCTGGAAGCGGGACTGGAGTCCCTTTCCAAGCTCGCCGCCGAGCGCCGTGACCGCATGGTCGCCACCGTGACCAGCGCGGTTCCGCTCAGCGACGTCCAGAAGGCGCGCCTCGGCGCGGTGCTGGCCAAGCTGTACGGCCGACAGATGCACCTGAACCTCGACGTGGACCCCGAGGTCCTCGGCGGGATCTCGGTGCGAGTCGGCGACGAGGTCATCGACGGCACCATCGCGGACCGCCTCGCCGAGGCGTCGCGCCGCATGGCCGGCTGA
- a CDS encoding protein-tyrosine-phosphatase has translation MSPEGRGIAGGYRPAAAGGTTFRILHVSTGNVCRSPITERLTRHALSHRLGGLVTGDLIVESAGTWGHEGAPMEANAAAVLADFGADASGFTGRELLDEHVIRADLVLTATRDHRAQVISMGHSAGLRTFTLKEFTRLVRAIDPATLPPLDDGMAERARALVRAAAALRGWLLAPSPDADEVYDPYGAPITFFRSIGDEINQALDPVVTALTGVTAAR, from the coding sequence GTGAGCCCTGAGGGGCGTGGCATAGCAGGGGGGTACCGGCCGGCGGCAGCCGGAGGAACCACTTTCCGCATACTCCACGTCAGCACCGGGAACGTCTGCCGCTCGCCCATCACGGAGCGGCTGACGCGCCATGCCCTCTCGCACCGCCTCGGCGGCCTCGTCACCGGCGACCTCATCGTGGAGAGCGCCGGCACCTGGGGCCACGAGGGCGCCCCGATGGAGGCGAACGCGGCCGCCGTGCTGGCGGACTTCGGGGCCGACGCGTCCGGGTTCACCGGGCGGGAGCTGCTGGACGAGCACGTCATACGCGCCGACCTGGTGCTGACCGCCACCCGCGACCACCGCGCCCAGGTCATCTCGATGGGCCACTCGGCGGGGCTGCGCACCTTCACGCTGAAGGAGTTCACCCGGCTGGTGCGGGCGATAGATCCGGCCACGCTGCCGCCGCTGGACGACGGCATGGCGGAGCGGGCGCGGGCGCTCGTACGGGCCGCCGCGGCCCTGCGCGGCTGGCTGCTGGCGCCGTCACCCGACGCGGACGAGGTGTACGACCCGTACGGAGCCCCGATCACCTTCTTCCGCTCGATCGGCGACGAGATCAACCAGGCGCTGGATCCGGTCGTGACCGCGCTGACGGGCGTGACCGCCGCGCGCTGA
- a CDS encoding F0F1 ATP synthase subunit B: protein MNPLVQLAAEEAENPLIPPIPELVIGLIAFVIVFGFLAKKLLPNINKVLDERREAIEGGIEKAEAAQTEAQSVLEQYKAQLAEARHEAARLRQEALEQGTALKEELRAEGQRQREEIIAAGHAQIAADRKAASQALRQDVGKLATDLAGKLVGESLEDHARQSRTIDRFLSELEEKAEAAR, encoded by the coding sequence GTGAACCCTCTGGTTCAGCTCGCGGCCGAAGAGGCGGAAAACCCCCTCATCCCGCCGATCCCCGAGCTCGTCATCGGTCTGATCGCCTTCGTCATCGTCTTCGGTTTCCTCGCGAAGAAGCTCCTCCCGAACATCAACAAGGTTCTGGACGAGCGTCGCGAGGCCATCGAGGGCGGTATCGAGAAGGCTGAGGCCGCTCAGACCGAGGCCCAGAGCGTGCTGGAGCAGTACAAGGCCCAGCTCGCCGAAGCCCGGCACGAGGCCGCGCGCCTGCGCCAGGAAGCGCTGGAGCAGGGCACTGCGCTCAAGGAAGAACTGCGCGCAGAGGGCCAGCGGCAGCGTGAGGAGATCATCGCTGCCGGCCACGCCCAGATCGCGGCGGACCGTAAGGCCGCCTCTCAGGCGCTGCGTCAGGACGTTGGCAAGCTCGCCACCGACCTGGCCGGAAAGCTCGTCGGCGAGTCCCTCGAGGACCACGCCCGGCAGAGCCGCACCATCGACCGTTTCCTCAGCGAGCTTGAGGAGAAGGCCGAGGCGGCCCGATGA
- the prmC gene encoding peptide chain release factor N(5)-glutamine methyltransferase, with product MNLLLAEVAQATQRLAAAGVPSPRFDAEELAAFVHGVKRGELHHVKDADFDARYWEAVARREAREPLQHITGRAFFRYLELQVGPGVFVPRPETESVVDWAIHAVRAMDVVEPLIVDLCTGSGAIALAMAQEVPRSRVHAVELSEDALRWTRKNAEGSRVTVHQGDALSALPELDGQVDLVISNPPYIPLTEWEYVAPEARDHDPEMALFSGEDGLDTIRGIERTAHRLLRPGGIVVIEHADTQGGQVPWIFAEERGWADAADHPDLNNRPRFATARKALP from the coding sequence GTGAACTTGCTGCTTGCCGAGGTGGCCCAGGCCACCCAGCGGCTGGCCGCCGCCGGCGTGCCCTCACCGCGCTTCGACGCGGAGGAGCTCGCCGCCTTCGTGCACGGCGTCAAGCGGGGGGAACTGCACCACGTCAAGGACGCGGACTTCGACGCCCGCTACTGGGAGGCCGTCGCCCGCCGCGAGGCGCGCGAGCCGCTCCAGCACATCACCGGCCGCGCCTTCTTCCGGTACCTGGAGCTCCAGGTCGGGCCCGGGGTCTTCGTGCCCCGGCCCGAGACCGAGTCGGTCGTGGACTGGGCCATACACGCCGTGCGCGCGATGGACGTCGTCGAGCCGCTGATCGTGGACCTGTGCACCGGCTCCGGCGCCATCGCGCTGGCCATGGCCCAGGAGGTGCCGCGCTCGCGCGTGCACGCGGTCGAGCTGTCCGAGGACGCCCTGCGGTGGACCCGCAAGAACGCCGAGGGCTCCCGGGTCACCGTCCACCAGGGCGACGCCCTGAGCGCGCTGCCCGAGCTCGACGGCCAGGTCGACCTGGTCATCTCCAACCCGCCGTACATCCCGCTCACCGAGTGGGAGTACGTCGCCCCCGAGGCCCGCGACCACGATCCGGAGATGGCGCTCTTCTCCGGCGAGGACGGCCTCGACACCATCCGCGGTATCGAGCGGACCGCCCACCGGCTGCTGCGGCCCGGCGGCATCGTCGTCATCGAGCACGCCGACACCCAGGGCGGCCAGGTGCCGTGGATCTTCGCCGAGGAGCGGGGCTGGGCCGACGCGGCCGACCACCCGGACCTGAACAACCGCCCGCGCTTCGCGACGGCCCGCAAGGCCCTGCCGTGA
- the glyA gene encoding serine hydroxymethyltransferase, giving the protein MSVITQPTDLLRAQDPQMADVLAGERQRQAGTLQMIAAENFTSTAVLAALGSALANKYAEGYPGARHHGGCEYADLAERTAVERAKALFGAEHANVQPHSGSSAVLAAYAALLRPGDTVLAMGLPYGGHLTHGSPANFSGRWFDFVGYGVDAGTGLIDYRQVQRLAHAHRPKAIVCGSISYPRHPEYSAFREIADEVGAYLIVDAAHPIGLVAGGAAPSPVPYADIVCATTHKVLRGPRGGMVLCGAEYAERVDRAVFPFTQGGAQMHTIAAKAVAFGEAARPAFTTYAHRVVANARVLAGALQEHGFTLTTGGTDTHLITADPAPLGVDGPTARGRLAAAGIVLDTCALPYGDQRGIRLGTAAVTTQGMGEEEMVRIAALFASALDGDGVKTRTEVGELTAGFPPYGE; this is encoded by the coding sequence ATGAGCGTCATCACCCAGCCCACGGACCTGCTGCGCGCGCAGGACCCGCAGATGGCCGACGTACTGGCCGGGGAGCGGCAGCGGCAGGCCGGCACCCTGCAGATGATCGCCGCGGAGAACTTCACCTCGACCGCCGTGCTCGCCGCGCTCGGGTCCGCGCTCGCCAACAAGTACGCCGAGGGGTACCCCGGCGCCCGGCACCACGGCGGGTGCGAGTACGCCGATCTGGCCGAGCGGACCGCCGTGGAGCGGGCCAAGGCGCTCTTCGGGGCCGAGCACGCCAACGTGCAGCCGCACTCCGGCTCCTCCGCCGTCCTGGCCGCGTACGCCGCCCTGCTGCGGCCGGGGGACACCGTGCTGGCGATGGGGCTCCCGTACGGCGGGCACCTCACCCACGGGTCGCCCGCCAACTTCTCCGGGCGGTGGTTCGACTTCGTCGGCTACGGAGTCGACGCCGGGACGGGCCTCATCGACTACCGGCAGGTCCAGCGCCTGGCCCACGCGCACCGTCCCAAGGCGATCGTGTGCGGCTCCATCTCCTACCCCCGCCACCCCGAGTACTCCGCCTTCCGGGAGATCGCCGACGAGGTCGGGGCCTACCTCATCGTGGACGCCGCCCATCCGATCGGGCTGGTGGCCGGCGGGGCCGCGCCCAGCCCCGTCCCGTACGCCGACATCGTCTGCGCGACCACGCACAAGGTGCTGCGCGGCCCGCGCGGCGGCATGGTGCTGTGCGGCGCCGAGTACGCGGAGCGCGTCGACCGGGCGGTGTTCCCCTTCACCCAGGGCGGGGCCCAGATGCACACCATCGCCGCCAAGGCCGTGGCCTTCGGCGAGGCGGCCCGGCCGGCCTTCACCACGTACGCGCACCGGGTCGTCGCCAATGCCCGGGTGCTGGCGGGCGCGCTCCAGGAGCACGGGTTCACCCTCACCACCGGCGGCACCGACACCCATCTGATCACCGCCGACCCGGCGCCGCTGGGTGTGGACGGCCCGACCGCCCGCGGCCGGCTGGCCGCCGCCGGGATCGTGCTGGACACCTGCGCCCTCCCCTACGGGGACCAGCGCGGCATCCGGCTGGGAACGGCCGCCGTGACCACCCAGGGGATGGGGGAGGAGGAGATGGTCCGGATCGCGGCGCTGTTCGCCTCGGCCCTGGACGGAGATGGCGTGAAAACACGTACGGAGGTCGGCGAGCTCACGGCAGGATTTCCCCCTTACGGGGAGTAA
- a CDS encoding L-threonylcarbamoyladenylate synthase, which translates to MARRYDCNDATDRKTGLREAASAVRRGELVVLPTDTLYGIGADAFSPEAVHDLLAAKGRGRGMPTPVLIGSPNTLHGLVTDFSEQAWELVDAFWPGALTLVAKHQPSLAWDLGDTQGTVAVRMPLHPVAIELLTEVGPMAVSSANLSGHPAPEDCDAAREMLGDSVSVYLDGGPTPGIQPSSIVDVTGKVPVLLREGALTADQLREVVPDLEVAP; encoded by the coding sequence ATGGCCCGGCGATACGACTGCAACGACGCGACGGACCGTAAGACGGGTCTGCGTGAAGCCGCATCCGCCGTGCGCCGCGGCGAGCTCGTCGTGCTGCCCACCGACACCCTGTACGGGATCGGCGCGGACGCCTTCAGCCCCGAGGCCGTCCACGACCTGCTCGCGGCCAAGGGCCGGGGCCGCGGGATGCCCACCCCGGTGCTCATCGGCTCCCCGAACACGCTCCACGGCCTCGTCACGGACTTCTCCGAGCAGGCCTGGGAGCTCGTCGACGCCTTCTGGCCGGGCGCGCTGACGCTGGTCGCCAAGCACCAGCCCTCGCTGGCGTGGGACCTGGGGGACACCCAGGGCACCGTGGCCGTGCGCATGCCCCTGCACCCCGTCGCGATCGAGCTGCTGACCGAGGTCGGCCCGATGGCGGTGTCCTCGGCCAACCTGTCCGGTCACCCGGCGCCCGAGGACTGCGACGCCGCGCGCGAGATGCTCGGGGACTCCGTGTCCGTGTACCTGGACGGCGGCCCGACGCCCGGCATCCAGCCGTCGTCGATCGTCGACGTCACCGGGAAGGTTCCCGTCCTGCTGCGCGAGGGGGCACTCACCGCAGACCAGCTGCGGGAGGTCGTACCCGACCTCGAGGTCGCCCCGTGA
- the atpB gene encoding F0F1 ATP synthase subunit A, with product MKEPAVSADPTQVLAFETDCHIFDGCGFPAPGLHSFLFEPIFGDMDGAVYFNKTMLLALLGSVIIVGFFWAAFAKPKLVPGKLQMVAEAGYDFVRRGIVYETMGKKEGEKYVPFMVATFFFVWILNLWSIIPVAQFPVTAVIAYPAGMALVIYFMWMSVTFKRHGFVGGLKNLTGYDKSLGGILPLVMLIEFFSNVIVRPFTHAVRLFANMFAGHTLLLLFTIASWYLLNGIGIAYAGVSFVMVIVMTAFELFIQAVQAYVFVLLACSFLQGAVAEHH from the coding sequence CTGAAGGAGCCCGCGGTGAGTGCTGACCCGACGCAGGTGCTCGCCTTCGAGACCGATTGCCACATCTTCGACGGCTGTGGTTTCCCGGCTCCTGGCCTGCACTCGTTCCTGTTCGAGCCGATCTTCGGCGACATGGACGGAGCCGTCTACTTCAACAAGACGATGCTCCTGGCCCTGCTCGGGTCCGTCATCATCGTCGGATTCTTCTGGGCCGCCTTCGCCAAGCCGAAGCTGGTTCCGGGGAAGCTCCAGATGGTTGCCGAAGCCGGCTACGACTTCGTCCGCCGCGGGATCGTCTACGAAACGATGGGCAAGAAGGAGGGCGAGAAGTACGTCCCCTTCATGGTCGCGACGTTCTTCTTCGTCTGGATCCTGAACCTCTGGTCGATCATTCCGGTCGCCCAGTTCCCGGTGACCGCGGTCATCGCGTACCCGGCCGGTATGGCCCTGGTCATCTACTTCATGTGGATGTCGGTCACCTTCAAGCGCCACGGTTTCGTCGGCGGCCTGAAGAACCTCACGGGCTACGACAAGTCGCTCGGCGGGATCCTGCCGCTGGTCATGCTGATCGAGTTCTTCTCGAATGTGATCGTCCGCCCCTTCACCCACGCGGTCCGTCTCTTCGCGAACATGTTCGCCGGTCACACGCTGCTGCTGCTCTTCACGATCGCCAGCTGGTACCTGCTGAACGGCATCGGCATCGCCTACGCGGGCGTGTCCTTCGTGATGGTCATCGTGATGACCGCGTTCGAGCTCTTCATCCAGGCTGTCCAGGCCTATGTCTTCGTGCTGCTGGCCTGCAGCTTCCTCCAGGGCGCCGTCGCCGAGCACCACTGA
- a CDS encoding MraY family glycosyltransferase, translating to MREYLLTLCVTVAVTYLLTGPVRKFAIAAGAMPEIRARDVHREPTPRLGGIAMFGGLCAGLLVADHLRNLNGVFELSNEPRALLSGAALIWLVGVLDDKFELDALIKLGAQMISAGVMVMQGLTILWIPVPGIGTVPLTQWQGNLLTVALVVITINAVNFVDGLDGLAAGMVCIAAAALFLYAYRIWFGYGIESAAPATLFAAILMGMCLGFLPHNMHPARIFMGDSGSMLIGLVLAASAISLTGQVDPDALALFAGGERNATHAMLPAYIPLILPLTVIAIPMADLVLAIVRRTWKGQSPFAADRGHLHHRLLELGHSHSRAVMIMYFWSGLIAFGTVAYSVHSATMWIVLAIVALSAVGLILLLLPRFTPRAPRWAEGLVPPRYRHAERAAEAAAEAAAQDVSGAEPEPARPVAAGVSGVNGATAVGPRSRFPDRRKAESAR from the coding sequence GTGCGTGAATATCTGCTGACGCTTTGCGTCACGGTCGCGGTGACCTACCTGCTGACCGGGCCCGTGCGGAAGTTCGCGATCGCGGCCGGGGCCATGCCGGAGATCCGCGCCCGCGACGTGCACCGCGAGCCCACACCGCGACTGGGCGGCATCGCCATGTTCGGCGGTCTGTGCGCGGGCCTGCTGGTCGCCGACCACCTGCGCAACCTCAACGGCGTCTTCGAGCTGTCGAACGAGCCGCGCGCGCTGCTCTCCGGCGCGGCGCTGATCTGGCTGGTCGGCGTCCTCGACGACAAGTTCGAGCTCGACGCCCTGATCAAGCTCGGCGCGCAGATGATCTCCGCCGGTGTGATGGTCATGCAGGGTCTGACCATCCTGTGGATCCCCGTCCCGGGCATCGGGACGGTCCCGCTCACCCAGTGGCAGGGCAACCTGCTCACGGTCGCCCTCGTCGTGATCACCATCAACGCGGTGAACTTCGTCGACGGTCTGGACGGCCTGGCCGCAGGCATGGTCTGCATCGCCGCCGCCGCGCTCTTCCTCTACGCGTACCGGATCTGGTTCGGCTACGGCATCGAGTCGGCCGCGCCGGCGACCCTCTTCGCCGCGATCCTCATGGGCATGTGCCTGGGCTTCCTGCCGCACAACATGCACCCCGCGCGGATCTTCATGGGCGACTCCGGCTCGATGCTCATCGGCCTGGTGCTGGCCGCCTCCGCGATCTCCCTCACCGGGCAGGTGGACCCGGACGCGCTGGCCCTCTTCGCGGGTGGTGAGCGCAACGCGACGCACGCGATGCTCCCCGCCTACATCCCGCTGATCCTGCCGCTGACGGTCATCGCGATCCCGATGGCGGACCTGGTCCTGGCCATCGTCCGGCGCACGTGGAAGGGCCAGTCGCCGTTCGCCGCCGACCGCGGGCACCTCCACCACCGGCTGCTGGAACTCGGGCATTCGCACAGCCGCGCGGTCATGATCATGTACTTCTGGTCAGGGCTGATCGCCTTCGGCACGGTGGCCTATTCCGTGCATTCCGCCACGATGTGGATCGTGCTGGCGATCGTCGCATTGAGTGCGGTCGGCCTGATCCTGCTGCTCCTGCCGCGCTTCACCCCGCGCGCCCCGCGCTGGGCGGAGGGTCTGGTTCCGCCGCGCTACCGCCATGCCGAACGTGCGGCCGAAGCCGCCGCGGAGGCGGCCGCACAGGATGTCTCGGGTGCGGAGCCGGAACCGGCGCGGCCCGTGGCCGCGGGTGTCTCCGGCGTCAACGGAGCGACCGCCGTGGGCCCCCGTTCGCGCTTTCCCGACCGGCGTAAGGCTGAATCCGCCCGCTGA
- a CDS encoding F0F1 ATP synthase subunit gamma, with product MGAQLRVYKRRIRAITATKKITKAMEMIAASRIVKAQRKVAASMPYATELTRAVTAVATGSNTKHALTTEVEAPTRAAIVLITSDRGLAGGYSSNAIKQAERLTERLRGEGKEVDTYIVGRKGLAYYGFRERKVVDSWTGFTDSPAYADAKRVAAPLIEAIQLETAEGGVDELHIVYTEFVSMMTQNPVDGRMLPLSLEKAPEETGAKGEILPLFDFEPSAEDVLDALLPRYVESRIYNALLQSAASEHAARRRAMKAATDNAGDLIKSLSRLANAARQAEITQEISEIVGGASAMADATAGSDK from the coding sequence ATGGGAGCGCAGCTCCGGGTCTACAAGCGTCGCATCCGTGCCATCACGGCGACCAAGAAGATCACCAAGGCGATGGAGATGATCGCCGCCTCGCGCATCGTCAAGGCGCAGCGCAAGGTGGCGGCATCGATGCCGTACGCGACCGAGCTCACCCGTGCGGTGACCGCGGTGGCGACCGGCTCCAACACCAAGCACGCCCTGACGACCGAGGTCGAGGCGCCGACCCGCGCCGCGATCGTGCTCATCACGAGCGACCGCGGTCTGGCCGGCGGCTACTCCTCGAACGCCATCAAGCAGGCGGAGCGGCTCACCGAGCGGCTGCGCGGCGAGGGCAAGGAGGTCGACACCTACATCGTCGGCCGTAAGGGGCTGGCCTACTACGGCTTCCGCGAGCGCAAGGTCGTGGATTCGTGGACCGGCTTCACCGACAGCCCGGCCTACGCCGACGCCAAGCGCGTCGCGGCGCCGCTGATCGAGGCCATCCAGCTGGAAACGGCCGAGGGTGGCGTCGACGAGCTGCACATCGTCTACACGGAATTCGTGTCGATGATGACGCAGAACCCGGTCGACGGCCGGATGCTGCCGCTCAGCCTCGAGAAGGCTCCGGAGGAGACCGGTGCGAAGGGCGAGATCCTTCCGCTGTTCGACTTCGAGCCGTCGGCGGAGGACGTCCTCGACGCCCTGCTGCCGCGCTACGTCGAGAGCCGCATCTACAACGCACTGCTGCAGTCGGCCGCTTCCGAGCACGCCGCCCGCCGCCGTGCGATGAAGGCGGCGACCGACAACGCCGGAGACCTCATCAAGAGCCTCTCCCGGCTTGCCAACGCGGCCCGCCAGGCCGAAATCACCCAGGAAATCAGCGAGATCGTCGGTGGCGCGAGCGCCATGGCTGACGCGACCGCGGGGAGTGACAAGTAA
- the atpA gene encoding F0F1 ATP synthase subunit alpha yields the protein MAELTIRPEEIRDALENFVQSYQPDAASREEVGTVSVAGDGIAKVEGLPSAMANELLKFEDGTLGLALNLEEREIGAVVLGEFSGIEEGQPVQRTGEVLSVGVGEGYLGRVVDPLGNPIDGLGEIATEGRRALELQAPGVMVRKSVHEPMQTGYKAIDAMVPVGRGQRQLIIGDRQTGKTALAVDTIINQRDNWRSGDVNKQVRCIYVAIGQKGSTIASVRGALEDAGALEYTTIVAAPASDPAGFKYLAPYTGSAIGQHWMYAGKHVLIIFDDLSKQADAYRAVSLLLRRPPGREAYPGDVFYLHSRLLERCAKLSDDMGAGSMTGLPIVETKANDVSAFIPTNVISITDGQCFLESDLFNAGQRPALNVGISVSRVGGSAQHKAMKQVSGRLRLDLAQYRELEAFAAFGSDLDAASKASLERGKRLVELLKQGQYQPMPVEEQVVSVWAGTTGKMDDVPVNDIRRFESELLEHLRRERKDLLTSIAEGGKMSDDTLTSIADAIASFKRQFETSDGKLLGEDAPAVNVSK from the coding sequence ATGGCGGAGCTCACGATCCGGCCGGAGGAGATCCGGGACGCACTGGAGAACTTTGTCCAGTCGTACCAGCCGGACGCGGCCTCGCGCGAGGAGGTCGGAACGGTCAGCGTTGCCGGCGACGGCATCGCGAAGGTGGAGGGCCTGCCCTCCGCCATGGCGAACGAGCTGCTGAAGTTCGAGGACGGCACCCTCGGTCTCGCCCTCAACCTCGAGGAGCGCGAGATCGGTGCGGTTGTCCTCGGCGAGTTCAGCGGTATCGAGGAGGGCCAGCCGGTGCAGCGCACCGGTGAGGTGCTCTCGGTCGGCGTCGGCGAGGGCTACCTCGGCCGCGTCGTCGACCCGCTCGGCAACCCGATCGACGGTCTCGGCGAGATCGCGACCGAAGGCCGTCGCGCCCTGGAGCTGCAGGCTCCGGGCGTCATGGTCCGTAAGTCGGTCCACGAGCCGATGCAGACCGGCTACAAGGCCATCGACGCCATGGTGCCCGTCGGCCGTGGCCAGCGTCAGCTGATCATCGGTGACCGTCAGACGGGTAAGACCGCTCTGGCCGTCGACACGATCATCAACCAGCGCGACAACTGGCGCTCGGGCGACGTGAACAAGCAGGTTCGCTGCATCTACGTCGCCATCGGCCAGAAGGGCTCGACCATCGCGTCCGTTCGCGGCGCCCTGGAAGACGCCGGTGCGCTCGAGTACACGACGATCGTCGCCGCCCCGGCGTCCGACCCGGCCGGCTTCAAGTACCTGGCGCCGTACACCGGTTCCGCCATCGGCCAGCACTGGATGTACGCCGGCAAGCACGTCCTGATCATCTTCGACGACCTGTCGAAGCAGGCCGACGCCTACCGCGCCGTGTCGCTGCTGCTGCGCCGCCCGCCGGGCCGCGAGGCCTACCCGGGTGACGTCTTCTACCTGCACTCCCGTCTGCTGGAGCGCTGCGCGAAGCTGTCCGACGACATGGGCGCCGGTTCGATGACCGGTCTGCCGATCGTCGAGACCAAGGCGAACGACGTGTCGGCGTTCATCCCGACCAACGTCATCTCCATCACCGACGGCCAGTGCTTCCTGGAGTCCGACCTGTTCAACGCGGGCCAGCGCCCGGCGCTGAACGTCGGTATCTCGGTCTCCCGCGTCGGTGGCTCCGCCCAGCACAAGGCCATGAAGCAGGTTTCCGGCCGTCTGCGCCTGGACCTGGCCCAGTACCGCGAGCTGGAGGCGTTCGCCGCCTTCGGTTCCGACCTGGACGCCGCGTCGAAGGCTTCGCTGGAGCGCGGCAAGCGTCTGGTCGAGCTGCTGAAGCAGGGCCAGTACCAGCCGATGCCCGTCGAGGAGCAGGTCGTCTCCGTCTGGGCCGGCACCACCGGCAAGATGGACGACGTCCCGGTCAACGACATCCGTCGCTTCGAGTCGGAGCTGCTGGAGCACCTGCGCCGCGAGCGCAAGGACCTCCTCACCTCCATCGCCGAGGGCGGCAAGATGTCGGACGACACCCTGACGTCGATCGCGGACGCCATCGCTTCCTTCAAGCGCCAGTTCGAGACCTCGGACGGCAAGCTCCTGGGCGAGGACGCACCGGCCGTCAACGTCTCCAAGTGA